The Campylobacter concisus genome has a window encoding:
- a CDS encoding phage holin family protein gives MEDLVSKLGIYFWVVVVGLLGGALGSINNKEQTINRERKVVNFIVDTISSSFICWIFFEIASFFTNNNDRFSLAVGGFFSWRGTAWIRAVVDKVIDKKISSFGSYDDFPPKPPKDLNF, from the coding sequence ATGGAGGATCTTGTCAGCAAATTAGGAATTTATTTTTGGGTTGTAGTTGTCGGCCTTCTAGGTGGAGCGCTAGGGTCTATAAACAACAAAGAACAAACCATAAATAGAGAGCGTAAAGTAGTAAATTTTATAGTTGATACTATTAGCTCGAGCTTTATTTGCTGGATATTTTTTGAAATAGCATCATTTTTTACAAACAATAATGATCGATTTAGTCTTGCAGTCGGCGGCTTTTTTTCTTGGCGTGGAACAGCGTGGATACGCGCTGTGGTTGATAAAGTAATAGATAAAAAGATCAGTAGCTTTGGCAGTTATGACGACTTCCCACCTAAGCCACCCAAAGATTTAAATTTTTAA
- a CDS encoding putative peptidoglycan-binding domain-containing protein: MKNFTNAFCTLMSLEFNSPKDALHKNPTEKGLTFMGIYEAAHPNWQGWGQVRAAINAYGNLEKASVALYNDDALVELVGKFYKANYWDAMRLDEINSYQKQAEIFIFGVNAGCKNAIKAAQKVVGVTMDGILGANTLAAINAYNEVSFDKDYDRAEIAYYRAIMSANPTLARYERGWINRAEKV; this comes from the coding sequence ATGAAAAATTTTACTAACGCATTTTGTACATTAATGAGCCTAGAGTTTAACAGCCCTAAAGACGCACTACATAAAAACCCAACAGAAAAAGGCTTAACTTTTATGGGTATTTATGAAGCCGCTCACCCAAACTGGCAAGGCTGGGGGCAAGTTAGGGCAGCTATCAACGCATACGGCAATCTTGAAAAGGCTAGCGTCGCCCTATATAACGACGACGCCTTAGTTGAGCTTGTGGGGAAATTCTACAAGGCTAACTATTGGGACGCTATGAGGCTTGATGAAATAAACAGCTATCAAAAGCAGGCGGAAATATTTATATTTGGCGTAAATGCTGGGTGTAAAAACGCTATTAAAGCAGCCCAAAAGGTTGTAGGCGTTACAATGGACGGCATTTTAGGCGCTAATACTCTAGCCGCGATAAATGCGTATAATGAAGTGAGTTTTGATAAAGACTACGACCGAGCAGAAATAGCATATTATCGAGCTATTATGTCAGCTAATCCAACTTTGGCTAGATATGAAAGAGGCTGGATTAATAGAGCCGAAAAAGTGT